The window agactaccacagttttctaatccattcatctgctgatgagcacttaggctgtttccaaatcttagctatggtgaattgtgctgctatgaacataggggtgcatatatcctttctgattggtgtttctgttttcttgggatatattcctagaagtgggatcactaggtcaaatagcagttccatttttaaatttttgaggaaacaccatactgttttccacagtggctgcaccagtctgcattcccaccagcagtgccttTTTCTCCgcctcctctccagcacttgtcatttgttgatttgttgatgatagccatcctgaccagtgtgaggtggtacctgattgttgttttgatttgcatctctcagatgcttagtgactttgagcatgttttcatgtgtctcttggctttctgaatttcctctttcgaaaagtatctagttaggttctttgcccattttttgattggattatcttccttttgttgtatgagtttcctgtaaatgttggagattaaactcttatcagtgataacattggcaaatatgttctcccaagcagtgggctttcttgttttgttgatggtttcttttgctgtgcagaagcttttaattttgatgtagtcccatttgtttattttctccttagtctctcttgccctaaaATCTGTAGACACCAGATTTTAGAGAAATCTGAAAAttctctgtgactttgggcagtcTTTCATTTTTCTGGACCTGGGctatttaatcattcattcattcaacaaactttttttagtctctttctttaaaaaaaaaaaattaaattgagcccagctggcatggctcaatagttgtgcatcaacctatgaaccaggaggtcacagttccattcccagtcaggtcacatgcctagTTTGTGcacttgatccccattgtggggtgtgaaggaggcagctgatcaatgagtctctctcatcattgatgtttctatctctctctcccactcccttcttctctgaaatcaacaaaaatatttttccaaaaaaaattaaattgattgggaTAATGTTGGTTCATAAATACTATTATGTGAATTTCAGGTGTAAAACTTTGCAATACAACATCCGTGTACCCTGCTGTGTCTGAGCATCCCAGGCtagcctccttccatcaccctATATTTGACCCCGTTACCCTTTGTCCTCCCCTCAAGCGCCTCTCCTCTGATAAAGACTtgtgttgtctgtatctatgagtttgttctCTTCGTTCACGTGTTGCTTTTCATTTTGTATCCTACAGAGGAGTGAAATCaaatggttcttgtccttttccatctgacttttttcacttagcccTGGTGCTCTCAGACCCATCCCAGCTGGGGTGTCACTGGGCATCCGAGGTGTAGGGAGTGCCTCCTGGAGCACAGAGGAGGTCGAGAATCATGTCCTTGAAGTGGCAGCGGACAGCCAGGAACCCTGCTGCCCAAGAACCAGGCAGCCCAGAGAGCAGGGCGTGGATATTGAGCCCGCAGGAGAAAGGGCTCATTGTGGCAGATGGCCTACAGCCATTCCTGTGTAAAAAGTCCCCAAATGTTGCATCATTATTTATTAGtagaaaaaattagaaactatAGGAATGTCTCAGGAATAGGAGGGGGTAACTAAATCGAGGGGGTaactatgtctcctttttttctttaacgaAGCATATAAAAGTTTGTGAAAATGTGTCATATTGTTGAAAGAGATTAAACATTAGACATGCAGTGTGGTCTCAACTGTGTAAAAACTATACAGTGGCAAAAACgaaagaaaatatatcaaaacGTGAACTATGGTGGAAATGTGGATGGACAGTTCCCTTCGTcctgcttttctgtattttccgaGTGTTCCATCATAAACATGCAATAGGTTTTATGATGAGAAACAACTGTTTAAAAACTACCAAGAACTGATTGAGTTCTGTGTCTTATCCAGGCGACGTCATGGTCCTGGAGGCGGATGTCAACCTAGAAGGGCTCAACACGGCCAACGAGACAGGGGTCCCCATCATGGCGCACCCCCCACTCATCTATAGTGACAACACCCTGGAGCAGTGGCTGGATGCTGTGCTGGCCTCTTCCCAGAAGGGTGAGCACctctccgcccctccccagctcccagccctctGGTCCTCAGACAGCGGCAGCAGGGACCGCTCCCCTGGGAGGCAAGTCCAGTTGCTGTCATGAGCTGCTCATTGCCTTGGTTTTCCAGCCCGGACTTCCAGAGGCCCAGGCCGAGGGAATTCCAGGCGAGATGGGGATGTGAAAGGGTACATCCTGGGTGTGATCTGGGTGTTACCTCTTGGACACAGGGGAGATGGAGGATGTTGCTCCCTCCTGCAGGGGTCCTTACCCCCTGGGTTAGTTCTGCCTGTTTGAAAGCCCTTCTTCACACTCAGCCAGAATCCggtccctttctttcttcccccatcctcaccctcccccccccccaatcccctccccaccccccccacccccccccccccacacacacacacacacaccatacctGCTCTTTCAGCCCCAGGAAGTCATGTCTTCCAGTTCCTTCTGCTCTGGGCATGAGAAGCCAGTTCCCCAAGCCCTCGGCCTCCTCCCGCAGGTATCAAGCTAGACTTTAAGAGTATCAAGGCTGTGGGCCCCTCCCTGGACCTCCTGCGGAGACTGACAGATGCTGGGAAAGTCCGGAGGCCTGTATGGATCAACGCCGACATCCTGAAGGGCCCCAACGTGCCCATCTCCATCCAAGTCAATGCCACACAGTGAGTGTTCCCATCTCTGCCCCAACTGTACCCAGCCCCCTTCCTTCCACATTTGGCACAGGAAGTGCTCAGGGGGCCTTTCCTGCCTTTGCCTCCAGAAATACCATACAGTCTGACCTCTGAGCCTTCACACAGGCTGTTCCCTTTGCCTCGAATGCTTTTCTCCCATTTCCTGATGAACCTTTGCCCAGTCATTACCTCCTCCAAAAGAGCCCCAACACCCAGGCTGAAAGcacacctcctcctcccacagccctgaTTCCTCTGGGTATGCTCTGTATCCCCAGTGACCGGGACAGGGCTTGACCTGCTAGGAAAGTCTGCTGACTCCTTGCCCAGCCCCCATGAAATCCCAGCACTGCCACCAACAGCCTTCACACCACTGCATGCTACTCTACAGCTCACAAAAGAGGGTCCCATAAAAGGATAGGATATTACTGATTTAATTCCTATGCAGCATCACTAGGCTAGGAGTATtccccctcattttacagataagaaagctGACAGCAATTGAGGCttaatttattgaatgtttattaTGTGCCCCAGGCACTTTAGTTGAAGAATAcactttaattctttttaaatcctcaccggaggatttttcattgctttttgatagagtggaagggaggtggggccggggggggggggggggaattggttgccttttgcatgcGCACCTACAGGGCAGGGAAtcctgcctgcaaccaaggtacatgcccttgactgggaatcaaacctgcaaccctttggtgtgcaggctaaAGCTCATGCTCcgaccactgagcaaccggccagggcccatttAACTCTTACAATGAgaatgaggtaggtactattttcattttattagtataggaacTATCTCATCAAAGTGAAAGGACCTGCCTAAGTCTAGCACTTGGCAGAGCGAAGATTCAAAGCCAGGCCTTGGAGTCTAAGCCCCACACTCCTTatcatccatctctccatccatctgTCCAGCCAACCAGCCAACAATCCATTCATCCAGTATTTGTGAGTCTCAAACTGAGGTGCATTTGGAAAGCAGTAGTTTGAAAATTGTAGTCAGTGGCACAAGAGAAATATATCTTTCTCTTCTTGGAGTATTGATTTTACTCAGTAgttgaggagagagaagggaacatTATTTGCCTATTAAAATTTGCATCAGGGCAAAATCcgagtgaaattttaaaataaaatctgaagctTCAGAGACTCTCACAGAAGGCAGAGCCCAGACCCCTGGGGCTCTGGGTTTCATTGCCTCTGTCTATAAGGGGATGCTGAAGAGGCCCTGCCCCCAGGGATGCCATCTCTGAGAATCAAAGCGGCCCAAGGTCACAGTCAGGACCTGAACCCAGACCCCCTGACTCTAAAATCCATGCCTATTTGTGGGGCCTTGAACAAGCCACTCCCGCTCTTCAGGACTCTGCTTCTGCCTTTACATCATAGACTCAACAGGCCCTGCCACGTTCCAGCACAGCAATGGGAACCCAGGAGGTGAGGACGGGGCCAGCAAGGCTCTGAAAGACGTGTCTCTGATTCGCTGCAGGTTCCTGGCCTTGGTCCAGGAGAAGTATCCTGAGGCCACCCTGTCTCCAGGCTGGACCACCCTCTACCTGCCCCTGTTCCCGAAAAGCACATACACCCGAGCCATGATAGAGAAGATGCAGGAGCTGGTGGGAGCGCTGCCGCAGAGGGTCACCTTCCCCGTGCGGGCTGTCATGGCGCGCGCTGCCTGGCCCCATTTCAGCTGGCTGCTGGGCCAGTCGGACAGGTGAGAGcgccccgcccctggcccagcccctgctcctgcTCAACCCACCCCGAGGCACTGATGCCCCCAGGAAGATCCCAGATGCTCATGGCTGGTCTTAAAGATTCTAGTCTAACCCCCACGGGCACTCACATCCTATAGAGCGTCCCTTTCTGCTTGTATACTTCTGGTGATGGGCAGCCCATCCATTGGTGGATAACTGACTTCCTGCCTGTTGAGTTTACACTAAGACATAACTTGCCTCCCCACAGCTTCCGCCCAGGGGAGCCAGCTGTGGGCTGCACAGATTGTCCCTGCAACCTCTGCCCCAGCTACCCAGCCCCACCTTCAGCAGCTCCCCACAGGAGTCCTGAGGCTTCCCCCTTCATCCacactgctcccctctcccctgtgCCCGTCCCCTTTCCTAAAACAGAAAAGAGgcaccctctccctccttctgggcttctgcttccaggTATCCTCCCCAAAGCCTCTGTGGCTTCTTCTGCCCCCAGGAAGGGGGTAGCTCTGGAAGAAGGGGCTGGTGGGAAGTCCGAGGCCCCACCCCTACCCAGCTAGGGTCCAATTCCGAGCACAGGGTCTGAGGACCCAGGTGGGCCTAGGCCGACGTTGAGCCTGCTCTCTGGGCCCCAGGTACAGCCTGACACTGTGGCAGGGTGTCACGGACCCCGTGTCAGTGGACGATCTCCTCTACATCCGGGACAACTGTGCCAACCACCAAATCTACTATGACCTCTTCGAGCCTGTCCTGTCGCAGTTCAAGCAGCTTGCAAGTAGGGAGTGGTCTGGAGGGTGggctggattctgcaggggcATCGGAAGGGGAAGTCCTGGGTGGAGTAGGGAGAAGGAACCACTCAGCACCGATCGTGTGCCAGTCCTGGTGCCGCGTGCTACCTAAGCTGCATCTGTCCATGGAGCAGAGGTTGCATTTCCGTACGCGGGAAAACGGAGGTTCAGAGCAGTGAAGGAACTTATACAGCCATCCAGCTTGCCCGTGGCACAGCTCAGATTGGAACCCAGAAAATTCCAAACCCATGTGCCTGCCCTGGCAGCCTAGCTTCTCTGTGGGTTACGCTAACACTTCAGAGAGCGGCCCCTCTGCTGCACCCACTCACCAATGATCCAGATGCTGCCTGTTCCCTTGTTCAAACCCCTCATTCCCTGACTCCAAACCTAGGAGAGCCTGCAGTTGGGCCATGGACCCATCAGATTCAACATTCCTCTCCTGGGAGCCACCCAGGTGAAGGGGAACCAGACAAACCTGGCTCCAACCGGTTCCAATCCCAGCAACTCTGCCATTGGCTGTAGGATAGAAGTGTGGCTAGCTGTGGCACACAGAAGGCGCTCTGTGAACGGCAGCGCTTCATTATGACAATTTGGGGTCCCACAGTGAACGCCACGCGGAAGCAAAGTTactatacaggaggcagcctgatCCCCCTTCTCCAGCTCCCCGGGGGCGACGCTCTGAGCGTGGAGTGGCAGGTTCCTGACATCCGGGGCAATGCAACAGGAGCAACAGTTCAACTCTCAGGTGAGGGCTGCAGCCCCTGTGCTCCCAGCTAACCTGTAGGGGCTTTCCTTTGCTTGGGGCAGGGACTCTGTTACCTTGGAACATAGCAGctaggaggtgggggaggacagTGTTGCCAAGGGGATGGGGTTCCTGGCCTTCGGACCAGCACCCTTGAGCCCTTAGCCACACTGAGCTATGAGAGAGGCAGACACAGTCATTGTGGCCTCCGCCGCCTCTCCCAGGAAAAGAAGGCATGATCCTGCTGAACGTCAGCCTCCAGGAGTCTGGCGCTGGAGATGCCGTGCCCATCGTGCATGCCTCGAGTGACTCTGTCCTGGCGCTGGAGTCGTGCCTGCTGCAGCTCGCCACACACCCTGGACGCTGGGGAGTCTATTTGCACATAGTAGAGCCCACGGCCCTTCGGCCAGCCCTGGCCGTGCTGGCCCACCTCTCCAACCTCAATCGCCTCTCTCTGCCTGTGTGGGTGGGGGCCACAGTCTCCCATGGGAGCTTTGCAGTGCCTGGCTACGTGCCCGGCAAGGAGCTGCTCACCGCTGTGGCTGAGGTTTTCCCCCACGTGACAGTGGCCCTGGGCTGGCCTGAGGAGGTACTGGGCAATGGCTACGAGGAGCAGCTGCTCACGGATATGCTGGAGCTGAGCAAGGGCCTCTGGCAGCCTGTGTCCTTCCAACTCCAGGCTAGGTCTCTGGGCCAGAGCACGGCCGGGGTGGTGGCCAGGTTACTGGCAGCCTCCCCCAGGGCCACGGTCACAGTGCAGCACAGCCCTTGGGCGGGCAGCTATACATCTGTGTGGGAAGGGCTGCTGGCGGCCAGGGCTGTGGACAAGACCCGGGCCTACTACATGCTGCCCCGGAGTTATCGCGAAGACCTGCTGGCAGATGTTGGCAGAAACTGACCACCCAGTGGTGCTGGACAGGAGGTCCCTGGGGCCAGGCTTcccgtgggggaggagggagaaataaACGCCCTGCCTTCCTCAGCGCGCTGCACATGTGTCCTGGGCGGGGTGGTGTGGGCGTGTGGTAGCTGCTGCGGTGCCTAGAGGGTCTGGAGGCTGGGCGCCAGATCATTTCGGTTGTCCAAAAGGAACTTCTCACAGGCCTTGAAGGTGTTGTAGAACTCCAAAGAGAGGCCGGCCACGTTGGTGGTCACATAATTGAGAAAGCCCGAGGTGGCCTGGTTGTAGTAGGACACCTGCAGGACAGGAAGCCACACTCAGGGGCGCTGGGCCCGGAGCGGGAGGGCAGCAGCCTGGGGTCTTCAAAGGCTACGTGGCTGGCAGGCGTGGCCTCCTCAGGCAGttcccctggcccctccctctgggtACTGACAACCCTAGGGTCTCTGCCACCACACACTGTCCTGTCATCGGGTGGCTCCCTGCCAGCAGGGAGGCCCTGTGAGACAAGGAGCAGAGCCCAAAACAGAATCCTGTTTCAGTGAAGGTCTATTAGGGTCTTAGAGATGAATGACAATTACGCCCAGAGATTGTCCTGAGAAGCTCATCAGGGAAATGTGTTACCAGGCAAGTCTCaggggccccctccccacctccaccggccaccccccccacacacacccccaccccccacggctCTGGGCCAAGGAGGGCAGCTGCGCAG is drawn from Myotis daubentonii chromosome 3, mMyoDau2.1, whole genome shotgun sequence and contains these coding sequences:
- the FAM151A gene encoding protein FAM151A isoform X1; protein product: MACKKCSNKWCFAGVASVILVCAIGLVLGYMMLGVSQPGCKEDAVCRPDADMLDYLLSLGQISQRDGLLVTWHHAANSQKDMRAALESDVMVLEADVNLEGLNTANETGVPIMAHPPLIYSDNTLEQWLDAVLASSQKGIKLDFKSIKAVGPSLDLLRRLTDAGKVRRPVWINADILKGPNVPISIQVNATQFLALVQEKYPEATLSPGWTTLYLPLFPKSTYTRAMIEKMQELVGALPQRVTFPVRAVMARAAWPHFSWLLGQSDRYSLTLWQGVTDPVSVDDLLYIRDNCANHQIYYDLFEPVLSQFKQLAMNATRKQSYYTGGSLIPLLQLPGGDALSVEWQVPDIRGNATGATVQLSGKEGMILLNVSLQESGAGDAVPIVHASSDSVLALESCLLQLATHPGRWGVYLHIVEPTALRPALAVLAHLSNLNRLSLPVWVGATVSHGSFAVPGYVPGKELLTAVAEVFPHVTVALGWPEEVLGNGYEEQLLTDMLELSKGLWQPVSFQLQARSLGQSTAGVVARLLAASPRATVTVQHSPWAGSYTSVWEGLLAARAVDKTRAYYMLPRSYREDLLADVGRN
- the FAM151A gene encoding protein FAM151A isoform X2, whose protein sequence is MLDYLLSLGQISQRDGLLVTWHHAANSQKDMRAALESDVMVLEADVNLEGLNTANETGVPIMAHPPLIYSDNTLEQWLDAVLASSQKGIKLDFKSIKAVGPSLDLLRRLTDAGKVRRPVWINADILKGPNVPISIQVNATQFLALVQEKYPEATLSPGWTTLYLPLFPKSTYTRAMIEKMQELVGALPQRVTFPVRAVMARAAWPHFSWLLGQSDRYSLTLWQGVTDPVSVDDLLYIRDNCANHQIYYDLFEPVLSQFKQLAMNATRKQSYYTGGSLIPLLQLPGGDALSVEWQVPDIRGNATGATVQLSGKEGMILLNVSLQESGAGDAVPIVHASSDSVLALESCLLQLATHPGRWGVYLHIVEPTALRPALAVLAHLSNLNRLSLPVWVGATVSHGSFAVPGYVPGKELLTAVAEVFPHVTVALGWPEEVLGNGYEEQLLTDMLELSKGLWQPVSFQLQARSLGQSTAGVVARLLAASPRATVTVQHSPWAGSYTSVWEGLLAARAVDKTRAYYMLPRSYREDLLADVGRN